The proteins below come from a single Bombus pyrosoma isolate SC7728 linkage group LG10, ASM1482585v1, whole genome shotgun sequence genomic window:
- the LOC122572218 gene encoding uncharacterized protein LOC122572218 isoform X1, giving the protein MLRVAYLTIFLFVNIVSYKLDNDDITEIPNSMSRGRFFPLFSVIRFANSQCLASNNLNGTCFTKRECRNYGGIPSGSCANGHGICCVFQKTCGSTTNVNNTYFTNPEYPTTYERQGRCTITVQRCNSNICQLRLDFLEFNLAPPNSSGICDLDLLLVSSSGSRIPRICGENANQHVYVDFNDDTPIMISIDTNTGYPTDRRWNIRIQQLPCDATYKAPNGCLQYYDSVTGTVTSFNYGTTQNPREPPIGTRQIANTNYGVCVRMAQGYCAIEWSQTNSNSFTVSGDTSAFDSSLIGTQYAAEQGINCTKDFVIIPHPFQNGVAVGTERFCGNGFITKTSFSKPFVLYVVTDSDEVGEVENKGFSLMYRQLPCVA; this is encoded by the exons ATGTTGCGTGTAGCTTACTTGACGATCTTcctttttgtaaatatcgttAGTTATAAATTGGATAATGATGATATCACGGAAATTCCAAATTCAATGTCTCGCGGAAGGT TCTTCCCGCTATTCAGTGTTATTCGATTTGCAAACTCGCAATGCCTTGCTAGCAACAATTTAAATGGTACCTGCTTTACCAAAAGAGAATGCCGTAATTATGGTGGAATACCATCTGGCAGTTGTGCAAATGGACATGGTATTTGCTGTGTTt TTCAAAAGACGTGTGGTTCCAcaacaaatgtaaataatacatatttcacaaATCCAGAATATCCAACAACTTATGAAAGGCAAGGACGATGCACAATAACAGTACAACGTTGCAATTCAAATATATGTCAA TTACGTTTAGATTTCTTGGAATTCAATCTTGCTCCACCGAATTCTAGTGGAATTTGTGACCTTGATCTCCTTTTAGTTTCTTCATCTGGAAGCAGAATACCTCGAATTTGTGGAGAAAATGCAAATCAACatg tgTATGTGGATTTCAATGATGATACTCCTATTATGATATCGATCGATACTAATACTGGATATCCTACAGATCGTCGTTGGAATATAAGAATTCAACAATTACCCTGTGATGCAACATATAAgg CCCCAAATGGATGtttacagtattatgatagtGTCACAGGTACCGTAACAAGTTTTAATTACGGCACAACACAAAATCCAAGAG agcCACCAATAGGTACACGGCAAATCGCAAATACAAATTATGGTGTATGTGTAAGAATGGCACAAGGATATTGTGCCATTGAATGGTCTcaaacaaattcaaattcatttaCCGTTTCTGGAGATACTAGTGCATTTGACTCTTCTTTAATAG gTACTCAATATGCAGCAGAACAAGGAATCAATTGCACTAAAGACTTTGTTATTATTCCACATCCATTTCAAAATGGTGTTGCAGTCGGTACAGAACGATTTTGTGGTAATGGCTTTATAACAAAAACat ctTTCTCCAAGCCATTTGTACTATATGTTGTCACAGATAGCGATGAAGTTGgagaagtagaaaataaaggatTCTCATTAATGTATCGTCAGCTACCCTGTGTAGCTTAA
- the LOC122572218 gene encoding uncharacterized protein LOC122572218 isoform X2, with the protein MLRVAYLTIFLFVNIVSYKLDNDDITEIPNSMSRGRFFPLFSVIRFANSQCLASNNLNGTCFTKRECRNYGGIPSGSCANGHGICCVFQKTCGSTTNVNNTYFTNPEYPTTYERQGRCTITVQRCNSNICQLRLDFLEFNLAPPNSSGICDLDLLLVSSSGSRIPRICGENANQHVYVDFNDDTPIMISIDTNTGYPTDRRWNIRIQQLPCDATYKAPNGCLQYYDSVTEPPIGTRQIANTNYGVCVRMAQGYCAIEWSQTNSNSFTVSGDTSAFDSSLIGTQYAAEQGINCTKDFVIIPHPFQNGVAVGTERFCGNGFITKTSFSKPFVLYVVTDSDEVGEVENKGFSLMYRQLPCVA; encoded by the exons ATGTTGCGTGTAGCTTACTTGACGATCTTcctttttgtaaatatcgttAGTTATAAATTGGATAATGATGATATCACGGAAATTCCAAATTCAATGTCTCGCGGAAGGT TCTTCCCGCTATTCAGTGTTATTCGATTTGCAAACTCGCAATGCCTTGCTAGCAACAATTTAAATGGTACCTGCTTTACCAAAAGAGAATGCCGTAATTATGGTGGAATACCATCTGGCAGTTGTGCAAATGGACATGGTATTTGCTGTGTTt TTCAAAAGACGTGTGGTTCCAcaacaaatgtaaataatacatatttcacaaATCCAGAATATCCAACAACTTATGAAAGGCAAGGACGATGCACAATAACAGTACAACGTTGCAATTCAAATATATGTCAA TTACGTTTAGATTTCTTGGAATTCAATCTTGCTCCACCGAATTCTAGTGGAATTTGTGACCTTGATCTCCTTTTAGTTTCTTCATCTGGAAGCAGAATACCTCGAATTTGTGGAGAAAATGCAAATCAACatg tgTATGTGGATTTCAATGATGATACTCCTATTATGATATCGATCGATACTAATACTGGATATCCTACAGATCGTCGTTGGAATATAAGAATTCAACAATTACCCTGTGATGCAACATATAAgg CCCCAAATGGATGtttacagtattatgatagtGTCACAG agcCACCAATAGGTACACGGCAAATCGCAAATACAAATTATGGTGTATGTGTAAGAATGGCACAAGGATATTGTGCCATTGAATGGTCTcaaacaaattcaaattcatttaCCGTTTCTGGAGATACTAGTGCATTTGACTCTTCTTTAATAG gTACTCAATATGCAGCAGAACAAGGAATCAATTGCACTAAAGACTTTGTTATTATTCCACATCCATTTCAAAATGGTGTTGCAGTCGGTACAGAACGATTTTGTGGTAATGGCTTTATAACAAAAACat ctTTCTCCAAGCCATTTGTACTATATGTTGTCACAGATAGCGATGAAGTTGgagaagtagaaaataaaggatTCTCATTAATGTATCGTCAGCTACCCTGTGTAGCTTAA
- the LOC122572218 gene encoding uncharacterized protein LOC122572218 isoform X3 has product MLRVAYLTIFLFVNIVSYKLDNDDITEIPNSMSRGRFFPLFSVIRFANSQCLASNNLNGTCFTKRECRNYGGIPSGSCANGHGICCVFQKTCGSTTNVNNTYFTNPEYPTTYERQGRCTITVQRCNSNICQLRLDFLEFNLAPPNSSGICDLDLLLVSSSGSRIPRICGENANQHVYVDFNDDTPIMISIDTNTGYPTDRRWNIRIQQLPCDATYKEPPIGTRQIANTNYGVCVRMAQGYCAIEWSQTNSNSFTVSGDTSAFDSSLIGTQYAAEQGINCTKDFVIIPHPFQNGVAVGTERFCGNGFITKTSFSKPFVLYVVTDSDEVGEVENKGFSLMYRQLPCVA; this is encoded by the exons ATGTTGCGTGTAGCTTACTTGACGATCTTcctttttgtaaatatcgttAGTTATAAATTGGATAATGATGATATCACGGAAATTCCAAATTCAATGTCTCGCGGAAGGT TCTTCCCGCTATTCAGTGTTATTCGATTTGCAAACTCGCAATGCCTTGCTAGCAACAATTTAAATGGTACCTGCTTTACCAAAAGAGAATGCCGTAATTATGGTGGAATACCATCTGGCAGTTGTGCAAATGGACATGGTATTTGCTGTGTTt TTCAAAAGACGTGTGGTTCCAcaacaaatgtaaataatacatatttcacaaATCCAGAATATCCAACAACTTATGAAAGGCAAGGACGATGCACAATAACAGTACAACGTTGCAATTCAAATATATGTCAA TTACGTTTAGATTTCTTGGAATTCAATCTTGCTCCACCGAATTCTAGTGGAATTTGTGACCTTGATCTCCTTTTAGTTTCTTCATCTGGAAGCAGAATACCTCGAATTTGTGGAGAAAATGCAAATCAACatg tgTATGTGGATTTCAATGATGATACTCCTATTATGATATCGATCGATACTAATACTGGATATCCTACAGATCGTCGTTGGAATATAAGAATTCAACAATTACCCTGTGATGCAACATATAAgg agcCACCAATAGGTACACGGCAAATCGCAAATACAAATTATGGTGTATGTGTAAGAATGGCACAAGGATATTGTGCCATTGAATGGTCTcaaacaaattcaaattcatttaCCGTTTCTGGAGATACTAGTGCATTTGACTCTTCTTTAATAG gTACTCAATATGCAGCAGAACAAGGAATCAATTGCACTAAAGACTTTGTTATTATTCCACATCCATTTCAAAATGGTGTTGCAGTCGGTACAGAACGATTTTGTGGTAATGGCTTTATAACAAAAACat ctTTCTCCAAGCCATTTGTACTATATGTTGTCACAGATAGCGATGAAGTTGgagaagtagaaaataaaggatTCTCATTAATGTATCGTCAGCTACCCTGTGTAGCTTAA